In the genome of Synchiropus splendidus isolate RoL2022-P1 chromosome 13, RoL_Sspl_1.0, whole genome shotgun sequence, the window CGGTGATGAAACAAAGGGCGTCCTCTTTTCTGTGAAGCTGGATCaaccgcgtgtgtgtgtgtgtgtgagcggatcCGTACAGACAACAGCGCCACGATGCTAATGGTTTAATTAGGATTGCGGATGTTACAGGAAATTCTAATGACTTCTACTGTCAATTGTCCGTTTTAAATATGTCACTTTGAATCTTCAAAGCTTTGAAGTGAAATACGCTCTGGAAATTGAAGTGAGAACAGTGGCGGAATGAAAGGGTGAGAGAACTGCCAATGTGATCCTGGGTCACTGGGTGTGTTCCATTTGGAAATCCATACATCACTGGGAAACTGGGAAATCCCAGTGATGTATGGATTTCCAAATTGTAAAGTGGGAGAGTCTTCACTACTGatgtagatgaggcttcatgaaacagtgccctacttttcagaggccaccagatggcgctgtctgctgtaaaatgtttggatttccacaaataattcaatgaaacctcacatcatttctaaaccaagagcgacaTCTTGCgacactgtttcgtcaaccctgcaatactgtttcatgacacctcatcgacccatcactagtcttCACCACCAGTgggcaatccaagatggcttccctacTTGTAAACCGGAAGTCAAATTTTTGGACTCAACGAAATacgtcaaaacaaaaacacattctgtgaatttgtgtttcGTTTTCACCTTGCTGGTTTTCTACTTGCCAACGGAGACTGTATCCAGACACGGGAGAACAACCTTCATGGACGTCACCCTTTTTTTCCCAACCTGAACACAGACTTTCTACTTCAAATGTAACTGAAATACAACGTGTGGTGTGAGGCTAGTAACGTCAGagttttgatttgtttcaaTGAGAGTTCTCCGTTTAGCAAGATGCCATTGCTAAACAGCGTTGGTAGGCAACGACGTTAGGCTgcgcaggattttttttattgggtAACACAACAAAGTTATGTCGTAAAAGTAACTACACTTGAAACATTTACATCgcttggctttttttttgtggttgtaGAACGCTAACCCATGAACATGcaaatagaaataaatgaatccaAGTTCTTTTTATaattgactggaaaaaaaagtaatatttcGTTCAGTACTGAACAAGTCAAAGACGGAAGCCGCATTGTGTGACACATCAACAAGCGGCAGCCTGGTATTTTCCAGACCGGATTCATTCACAAGCTTCATCTTTTTGTGGTTATAAAAGTTACATGTGTAGTAACATTTGTGTTTAAAACGATGCTTTACAGTGTCATTTGATCATGAAActgttcaaataaataaataaaaatccccGCACGAAACTGCTCAACGTCACCAGAAGGTGGCAGGCTGGACACATTTTGCAAGCCACATCACGCGCATACACTGGCGAGTTGCAAGAATAATGAATCACACTTGAATTGTCGAAGCCAACTTAAATACTGACTACTTAAATTTTGTTGGTTTTCTAAAGATGGCTACCATTAACAGCCAACTTTTTTGTAACTGCGCAAGTGAGCTGCAAACTCAGTTTCCCGCGGCTGAAGGGTGAGTTAAAAACCGCACTATGGAATGTGGAGTAgaactatttatatatatatttatgtaactaTTATAAATGTTTGAAGAATATAGTGACAAATTTTCACTGTTGTTTAAAGTAGCACACAGGTGAAAGCCTTGCAcctctccattttttttataattttcgCATTGAAGCTTTAAAAAATGGTTACAAACAATCACATGACAAAGATGACATTGGACCTGAAGGGACAAAGGTTGGTATCAGGACACACATTTCAGAGTGGCCCTTTATAGTGGGCGGCCTGATGGGTCACACCTGCGCAACAATCGCTGAGACCTATGGATCGTTCAGACAAAAATCTATgaataatatttcaaaataaaggggCTTATTGCGTACGGAATAAATATTGCAATGTTATATTATTGTCTTCAGGAACAAATGACAAGCAGATTGTTGAACAATTTCAATAATTTATTccgaatgttttcttttttttaaatcaccatgGACTTCAAAACCAAAAAGATCTGTGAGAAAATAAACTTTTCTTTCCGGAAATGTTGCACTGTCAGTCAACTCAACACAAAGAATCAATGAGCAAATCAATGATATTGCCACCTCAGTATCAATTCATATTTATGTACCCAGACTTTTCCCTCTTCTAGTGAATGAGTCCCTCTATCTTCAACTGAAGCAAAGGAATAAACGGGCAGATCAGCTTCAGTGTGATATTATCAGTTCAAAAAGTATGGACGACCTTTTTTCATTGCAACAAATGTAGTTACAAGGACAAGTTCAGTCCTACCGCAGCTGCTCACGGTCCACATCCAAACATCAATAATGTCCACGTCGTCCAGCGAACATGTCCACTATAGAACACTTCCAAACATTGTGCACCACATGATGCCTGTGAGGAATGATGTCCACCACCACCAAACATTGTGCACCACTTCACACTTCCAGGCagtgagtgatgatgtcacttgtCAATGGTTTCCACCACATAACACCTTCAAACATCGATGCCAACTATATACCACCCCCAAACACTGTCCACCACATCACGCCTCAGTGGGATGAGGTCCACCACAACTCACTTTCAAAAAGTGGTGACACCTACAGTATGTTGTGCATCCAACCACCAACAActaaatgtttcttttgttttgcaccATCAAACAGTCAAAACCCTGGGACATGTTCTCCCAAAACTGCTGAGGTGAGGAATGAGAGCAGCTGACTGCAGTGGGACTGTCCTGCACAAACCATttttcaaacagaaaaacaattcagacaacaaTATTGACGCATGGACATTAGTTCATGCATCAATATTCAATATGTCACAAATATTCTAGTCCAGTCCAGGCCCGTAAATAGCCACAAATGTTCATTTTGACAGTCCGTGTTTGACACAGTGGAAAATGCGCACAGAAGAATTTTGCTCATGGACATGCAGGCTTCAACTTGAAGTGCACTGTGAGCCTTAAAATTAATTTTCTCAGCctcctaaaaaaacaaaatgagattTTTCACAATTTAGAAGAAGCTGTACTTCAGCAGTCCGTCTGCCGTCTCTGTTATTTGCTCATGAGTCTGACTTCGCGCCAGCTACACCATCGCGAGGCCGACTCTGTCCGGGGTCATCGGCCCTGTCTTCACAGAAATCCACAAATCCTCCGTATTTGTCGCGCCTTTCTTCCTCTTGGCGtctgactttgactttgaacGGCCGCAGCAACAGCAGCCGTCGGCATGgcgacagcagcaacagtggcaGCACACCACTACAGTAGTGAGCAGAACGAGCAGGGGGAGGGTCAGGAGGACCACCAGGCAGACGGTGTTGTACACGCCCTGGTTGTGTTTCTCTGTCGTGAAGCTCCACAAGTTGCTGAACATTTTGTGGATGCTGTCTGTCCCCTCCTCCATGGCTGCGAGTCTGTCGGGGAGGTTTTTAATGAATCCTGTGATGGTAGTCTGACGCCGGTGACACCCTTGTTTAGGGTGTTAAATGGTGTTGAATTGAATCAACATGGCTGTTTCTTTAAAGCTGCTTTATAAGGAGGTTGAGTGTAACTTGTGGTTTAGCTTGACGTCTGCGGCGCCGGGGTAGAATAGCGCCGTTGCTCCTGTCAGATACAGAGCCACGTGGAACACAAAAGCCTGGGTGTTGCCGCCTCAACCGGGAACTGGAGTCTGCTGGATCTGTGgggttaaaacaaaaaatagacaaagtAAGTATTGATAGCAACGTGTTTTCCTGCAGACGTCTCATGCTCCGGTTGAACATCTCAACTCCGCCTCTTTGGCGTTCCCGTCAGTGTCAGGGTTTCAGCTTTTCCCCTCATTAATACTGCAGAGGGGCCACTCACCATTCCAGGCACATCTCCAGACGCCCCACTGAGGAAAGACTCGGGCAGAAAgagcggggaaaaaaaaagaggggagaTTGTTTCTGAGGTAACCAATCTTCCTTAAGAGTCCCGCTGAGCCCTGCGAGTCCGACGcagagtcagaaataaaatgacagaagttt includes:
- the LOC128769842 gene encoding uncharacterized protein KIAA0040 homolog, giving the protein MEEGTDSIHKMFSNLWSFTTEKHNQGVYNTVCLVVLLTLPLLVLLTTVVVCCHCCCCRHADGCCCCGRSKSKSDAKRKKGATNTEDLWISVKTGPMTPDRVGLAMV